One Glycine max cultivar Williams 82 chromosome 6, Glycine_max_v4.0, whole genome shotgun sequence DNA segment encodes these proteins:
- the LOC100813306 gene encoding probable protein phosphatase 2C 52 yields MGSCISTSSRSTCSSKSNGDMVSPSCLEIGCCGQKRTRRTFSDHVISLHHLPSLPSRIFSNGKSRGSCIFTQQGRKGINQDAMIVWEDFMSEDTIFCGVFDGHGPHGHLVARKVRDALPIKLISSLHSNESKRNGSGKTCFKGNVKPDSGESEKDCSAEDKLNSTWREAFMKAYKAMDKELRSHPNLDCFCSGSTAVTIVKQGSNLFMGYIGDSRAIMGSKDSNDSMVAIQLTVDLKPDLPREAERIKKCRGRVFALQDEPEVPRVWLPFDDAPGLAMARAFGDFCLKEYGVISIPEFSHRQLTDRDQFIVLASDGVWDVLSNEEVVEIVSSAPTRSSAARILVDSAAREWKHKYPTSKMDDCAVVCLFLDGKMDSESDYEEQGFSSATIQSNHSGNPIESDDGQKSEPSLQRNFTVRSSEENETNGALSVDVVEDATSSADDQNWSGLEGVTRVNSLVQLPRFSEERPKS; encoded by the exons ATGGGTTCTTGCATCTCAACAAGCAGTAGGAGTACTTGTAGCAGCAAGAGCAATGGAGATATGGTCTCTCCATCTTGCTTAGAAATTGGATGCTGTGGCCAAAAGAGAACAAGGAGAACATTCTCTGATCATGTTATTTCTCTCCACCATTTACCATCCTTACCTAGCAGAATTTTCTCCAATGGAAAGAGCCGCGGTTCGTGCATATTTACACAGCAGGGCCGCAAGGGTATTAATCAGGATGCCATGATTGTGTGGGAA GATTTCATGTCCGAAGATACTATCTTTTGTGGTGTCTTTGATGGCCATGGTCCACACGGTCATCTAGTCGCGCGCAAAGTGAGGGATGCATTGCCAATTAAGCTAATTTCATCTTTGCATTCTAATGAATCTAAGCGAAATGGGTCAGGTAAAACTTGCTTCAAAGGGAATGTAAAACCTGATAGTGGAGAATCTGAGAAGGATTGCTCTGCGGAGGATAAACTGAACTCAACATGGAGGGAAGCTTTCATGAAGGCATACAAGGCTATGGACAAAGAGCTCAGGTCTCATCCGAATCTGGATTGCTTCTGTAGTGGGAGCACTGCTGTGACTATAGTGAAGCAG GGTTCAAATCTGTTCATGGGCTATATCGGGGATTCTCGAGCAATCATGGGATCCAAGGATAGCAATGACTCCATGGTGGCTATTCAGTTGACTGTTGATTTAAAGCCTGATTTGCCAA GGGAAGCAGAGAGAATTAAGAAGTGCAGAGGTAGGGTATTTGCTTTGCAAGATGAGCCTGAAGTGCCTAGGGTGTGGTTGCCTTTTGATGATGCGCCGGGATTAGCCATGGCTAGAGCATTTGGTGATTTCTGCTTGAAGGAGTATGGTGTGATTTCTATACCTGAATTTTCTCACCGGCAGCTTACAGACAGAGATCAGTTCATTGTTCTTGCCTCAGATGGG GTGTGGGATGTTTTAAGCAACGAGGAGGTGGTTGAGATAGTATCTTCAGCGCCAACGCGATCATCAGCGGCAAGGATTCTGGTAGATTCTGCTGCTAGGGAGTGGAAACACAAATACCCTACATCAAAGATGGATGACTGTGCTGTAGTATGCTTATTTTTGGATGGGAAAATGGACTCGGAATCTGATTACGAGGAACAAGGCTTTTCTTCTGCAACCATCCAAAGCAACCATTCAGGTAACCCCATTGAGTCAGATGATGGACAAAAATCTGAGCCATCATTGCAAAGGAACTTCACTGTGAGATCCTCAGAGGAAAATGAGACAAATGGAGCACTATCTGTTGATGTTGTTGAAGATGCAACATCATCAGCTGATGATCAAAACTGGTCAGGTTTGGAAGGGGTCACTCGTGTAAACTCACTTGTCCAACTTCCTAGATTTTCTGAGGAAAGGCCAAAATCTTGA
- the LOC100813843 gene encoding putative cell wall protein yields MAFKVSFFLALVLVSNILLLDTTAAGRSIGENSNSEEKKEPEFLFKHEGGVYIPGIGPVGFPHKFHLTPQNPLPGGNGNGGAGTATGSGSPPGSSYVPGGDDTFVPNPGYEVPIPGSGGSVPAPAAP; encoded by the coding sequence ATGGCTTTCAAAGTTTCGTTTTTCCTTGCACTTGTTCTAGTTTCCAATATCCTCCTCCTTGATACAACAGCTGCTGGACGCAGCATTGGCGAAAACTCCAACtcagaggaaaagaaagagccTGAGTTCTTGTTCAAGCATGAAGGTGGGGTGTATATTCCAGGGATTGGACCTGTTGGATTTCCACATAAATTTCATCTCACACCTCAAAATCCATTACCTGGTGGCAATGGAAATGGAGGAGCAGGAACCGCAACAGGATCAGGATCACCACCAGGTAGCAGTTATGTTCCTGGTGGTGATGACACTTTTGTCCCAAACCCTGGTTATGAGGTTCCCATTCCCGGCAGTGGTGGAAGTGTTCCAGCACCAGCTGCACCATGA